The following proteins are co-located in the Macadamia integrifolia cultivar HAES 741 chromosome 3, SCU_Mint_v3, whole genome shotgun sequence genome:
- the LOC122073859 gene encoding probable carboxylesterase 2, producing the protein MESSMPENEIDHEFLPYLRVYKGGCVERFVPDDVIPASVDPSTGVSSKDVVLSTDSGVSVRLYLPPSLTNINHKLPLLIYFHGGAFLVASPFISKYHHLLNSLVAEANVIAVSVDYRRAPEHPIPVCYDDSWAALQWALSHSSGQKDEDQTEPWLKNHADFDRVFLAGDSSGANIAHNLAMRVRAELGVELLGLALVHPYFWGSEPIGSEATVPSKKSFVDRIWPYVCPSNPDNDDPRINPMAADGPTLVGLGCTRVLVFVAGKDVLRDRGWLYYETLAKSGWSGVVEITETEEEDHVFHIYRPESEKARDLVTGLAQFLNLERPTLP; encoded by the coding sequence ATGGAATCAAGCATGCCTGAAAACGAGATAGACCATGAATTCCTTCCATACCTTCGGGTATACAAAGGCGGATGTGTAGAAAGGTTTGTACCAGACGATGTTATCCCTGCCTCCGTCGACCCCTCAACTGGTGTTTCATCCAAAGACGTCGTATTATCAACAGACTCCGGCGTCTCAGTCCGTCTCTACCTACCCCCAAGCCTCACCAACATCAACCACAAGCTTCCCCTCCTCATCTACTTCCACGGCGGAGCTTTCCTCGTTGCCTCTCCCTTCATTTCCAAATACCACCACCTCTTGAACTCCTTAGTCGCTGAGGCTAACGTTATCGCCGTCTCTGTAGACTATAGACGTGCCCCAGAGCATCCCATCCCTGTATGTTACGACGATTCTTGGGCTGCCCTTCAATGGGCTCTTTCCCATTCTTCGGGTCAGAAGGATGAGGATCAGACCGAACCGTGGCTCAAAAACCACGCCGACTTCGACCGGGTTTTCTTGGCTGGGGATAGTTCTGGTGCTAATATTGCCCACAACTTGGCTATGAGAGTGAGGGCCGAGCTGGGTGTGGAGCTTCTTGGGCTTGCTCTGGTCCACCCTTACTTCTGGGGGTCAGAACCCATAGGGTCCGAGGCTACAGTGCCCAGTAAAAAGTCGTTTGTGGATCGGATCTGGCCTTACGTGTGCCCATCGAACCCGGATAATGATGACCCCAGGATCAACCCGATGGCAGCTGATGGTCCGACCTTGGTGGGGCTTGGGTGCACCCGTGTGCTTGTGTTTGttgcagggaaggatgtattgAGAGATAGAGGGTGGCTTTACTATGAAACATTGGCCAAGAGCGGGTGGAGTGGAGTTGTGGAGATTACAGAGACAGAAGAGGAGGACCATGTCTTCCATATCTACAGACCCGAATCCGAGAAAGCTAGGGACTTGGTTACAGGCTTGGCCCAATTCTTGAATCTGGAAAGGCCTACCTTACCTTGA
- the LOC122073858 gene encoding WD-40 repeat-containing protein MSI2-like isoform X1, translated as MGEEQVAEEFSVWKKNTPFLYDLVISHAFEWPSLTIQWLPTPSPAQTTSTSNNTTSSFAAQRLILGTHTSDNAPNFLMIADVHLPLSPTATTINSQHNSIVEPSPSDPSTIPRVEIAQEIHVDGEINRARYMPQNPSVIAAKTNDSEVYVFDSSKHPLKHHGGSCCPDLRLRGHDQEGYGLSWSPFKQGYLLSGSNDSKICLWDTSALPQDKILEPMFAYEAHEDIVEHVSWHSKNENLFGSVGDDRRLMIWDLRSPLSNKPQHSIIAHEKEQVNYLSFNPFNEWILATASSDTTINLFDLRKLTTALHSFSSHTEEVFQVEWSPNHETVLASSASDRRIMIWDLSRIGDEQSEEDAEDGPPELLFSHGGHTAKISDFSWNENEPWVIASVSEDNILQIWQMAQSIYRDDMQADE; from the exons atgggagaggAGCAGGTGGCGGAGGAGTTCTCAGTGTGGAAGAAGAACACACCATTCTTATACGATCTTGTGATCTCCCATGCCTTCGAGTGGCCTTCCCTCACCATCCAATGGCTCCCTACGCCGTCCCCCGCCCAGACCACCTCAACCTCGAACAATACTACATCATCCTTCGCCGCCCAGAGACTCATCCTTGGGACCCATACCTCCGACAACGCCCCTAACTTCCTCATGATCGCCGACGTACACCTCCCTCTTTCTCCTACAGCAACCACCATCAATTCCCAACACAACAGTATCGTGGAACCATCTCCCTCTGATCCCTCCACCATTCCTAGG GTGGAGATAGCTCAAGAGATACATGTTGATGGAGAAATTAATCGGGCTCGATACATGCCCCAAAATCCATCCGTCATTGCCGCCAAGACTAATGATTCTGAGGTCTATGTCTTTGATTCCTCCAAGCACCCTCTGAAACATCATGGCGGTTCTTGCTGTCCCGATTTGCGATTGAGGGGCCATGATCAAGAAGGGTACGGTCTATCATGGAGCCCTTTCAAGCAGGGTTACCTCCTCAGTGGCTCCAATGATTCCAAAATATGCTTGTGGGATACATCTGCTTTGCCCCAAGATAAAATTCTTGAGCCCATGTTTGCATATGAG GCTCATGAGGATATTGTGGAACATGTTTCGTGGCATTCTAAGAACGAAAATTTATTTGGATCAGTTGGGGATGACAGACGATTGATGATTTGGGACTTGCGATCGCCATTGTCAAATAAGCCACAGCATTCAATTATCGCTCATGAGAAAGAG CAGGTGAATTATCTCTCCTTCAATCCATTTAATGAGTGGATTCTGGCTACAGCTTCTTCAGATACAACTATTAATCTGTTCGATCTACGGAAGCTAACAACTGCATTGCATAGTTTTTCGAGTCACAC AGAGGAGGTATTCCAGGTAGAATGGAGCCCTAATCATGAAACGGTATTGGCATCTTCTGCTAGTGATAGAAGGATAATGATCTGGGACCTCAGCAG GATTGGTGATGAGCAGTCAGAAGAAGATGCTGAGGATGGGCCTCCTGAGCTTCTCTTTTCTCATGGGGGACACACTGCCAAGATATCAGATTTTTCATGGAATGAAAATGAACCATGGGTCATTGCAAGTGTATCTGAAGACAATATCCTTCAGATCTGGCAGATGGCACAGAGCATTTATCGTGATGACATGCAAGCTGATGAATAG
- the LOC122073858 gene encoding WD-40 repeat-containing protein MSI2-like isoform X2: MGEEQVAEEFSVWKKNTPFLYDLVISHAFEWPSLTIQWLPTPSPAQTTSTSNNTTSSFAAQRLILGTHTSDNAPNFLMIADVHLPLSPTATTINSQHNSIVEPSPSDPSTIPRVEIAQEIHVDGEINRARYMPQNPSVIAAKTNDSEVYVFDSSKHPLKHHGGSCCPDLRLRGHDQEGYGLSWSPFKQGYLLSGSNDSKICLWDTSALPQDKILEPMFAYEAHEDIVEHVSWHSKNENLFGSVGDDRRLMIWDLRSPLSNKPQHSIIAHEKEVNYLSFNPFNEWILATASSDTTINLFDLRKLTTALHSFSSHTEEVFQVEWSPNHETVLASSASDRRIMIWDLSRIGDEQSEEDAEDGPPELLFSHGGHTAKISDFSWNENEPWVIASVSEDNILQIWQMAQSIYRDDMQADE; the protein is encoded by the exons atgggagaggAGCAGGTGGCGGAGGAGTTCTCAGTGTGGAAGAAGAACACACCATTCTTATACGATCTTGTGATCTCCCATGCCTTCGAGTGGCCTTCCCTCACCATCCAATGGCTCCCTACGCCGTCCCCCGCCCAGACCACCTCAACCTCGAACAATACTACATCATCCTTCGCCGCCCAGAGACTCATCCTTGGGACCCATACCTCCGACAACGCCCCTAACTTCCTCATGATCGCCGACGTACACCTCCCTCTTTCTCCTACAGCAACCACCATCAATTCCCAACACAACAGTATCGTGGAACCATCTCCCTCTGATCCCTCCACCATTCCTAGG GTGGAGATAGCTCAAGAGATACATGTTGATGGAGAAATTAATCGGGCTCGATACATGCCCCAAAATCCATCCGTCATTGCCGCCAAGACTAATGATTCTGAGGTCTATGTCTTTGATTCCTCCAAGCACCCTCTGAAACATCATGGCGGTTCTTGCTGTCCCGATTTGCGATTGAGGGGCCATGATCAAGAAGGGTACGGTCTATCATGGAGCCCTTTCAAGCAGGGTTACCTCCTCAGTGGCTCCAATGATTCCAAAATATGCTTGTGGGATACATCTGCTTTGCCCCAAGATAAAATTCTTGAGCCCATGTTTGCATATGAG GCTCATGAGGATATTGTGGAACATGTTTCGTGGCATTCTAAGAACGAAAATTTATTTGGATCAGTTGGGGATGACAGACGATTGATGATTTGGGACTTGCGATCGCCATTGTCAAATAAGCCACAGCATTCAATTATCGCTCATGAGAAAGAG GTGAATTATCTCTCCTTCAATCCATTTAATGAGTGGATTCTGGCTACAGCTTCTTCAGATACAACTATTAATCTGTTCGATCTACGGAAGCTAACAACTGCATTGCATAGTTTTTCGAGTCACAC AGAGGAGGTATTCCAGGTAGAATGGAGCCCTAATCATGAAACGGTATTGGCATCTTCTGCTAGTGATAGAAGGATAATGATCTGGGACCTCAGCAG GATTGGTGATGAGCAGTCAGAAGAAGATGCTGAGGATGGGCCTCCTGAGCTTCTCTTTTCTCATGGGGGACACACTGCCAAGATATCAGATTTTTCATGGAATGAAAATGAACCATGGGTCATTGCAAGTGTATCTGAAGACAATATCCTTCAGATCTGGCAGATGGCACAGAGCATTTATCGTGATGACATGCAAGCTGATGAATAG